In a single window of the Pseudohongiella acticola genome:
- a CDS encoding efflux RND transporter permease subunit, with translation MIEAVIRASLRNRGLVLVAALLLTIAGLLNLRTMPVDALPDLSDVQVIIRTPFAGQAPQVVEDQVTYPLTTAMLSVPGAETVRGYSFFGDSYVYIIFDDDTDPYWARSRVLEYLSQVSSRLPPGVTPALGPDATGVGWVYEYALVDRTNQRDLSQLRAIQDWFLKYELQTVAGVSEVASVGGMVKQYQVIVDPDRLSAYGLTLSAVNQAIRAGNQEVGGSVIEMAETEFMVRATGYIEGLDDLRAVPLKVAQDGTPVLLGDVAQVQTGPQLRRGVADLNGEGEVAGGIIVMRSGENAQATIAAVKQRLAELQGSLPDGVEVVPTYDRSELIGRSVDNLYTKLLEEFAVVAFICALFLFHLRSSLVAIATLPLGILAALLIMRGQDLNANIMSLGGIAIAIGAMVDGAIVMIENVHKHLEHDPEKAKTDRWGVIAKASAEVGPALFFSLLIITFSFLPVFTLEAQEGRLFAPLAFTKTYAMAAAAILSITVVPVLMGYLIRGKIMPENRNPVNRLLSWIYRPVIRLVMRAPWVMVAAGILVMTSAIWPLSRLGSEFMPPLDEGDWMYMPTTRPGLSIGEATQLLQQTDRLIKSVPEVAQVFGKIGRADTATDPAPLSMIETIIRFKPESEWREGMTIESIREEIQRTVDLPGVTNAWVMPIKTRIDMLATGIKTPVGIKIGGPDLPVIQSVGADIEALLPQVQGTASVFAERVAGGRYVTVDIDRAAAARHGLNINDVQAVISSAIGGMNVSETIEGLERFPINVRYPQEVRGSIDTIRDLPVLTSEGERIRLGDVAQIEIEDGPPMIKSENSRPTGWVYVDIAERDIGSYVQAAQQHLAENLELPAGYSLTWSGQYEYMERAKERLTLVVPLTLLIIAFLLYLAFRRLGEVLIIMATLPMAIAGSSWLLWWLAFDLSVAVAVGFIALAGVAVEIGVIMLIYLNQYRARYLEQAQENGGASVDGLREAIAAGALQRLRPIVMTVAAITAGLLPIMQGHGTGGEIMKRIAAPMVGGMISTLVLTLLVLPAVYFLWQKWLLRAQLHK, from the coding sequence ATGATTGAAGCTGTCATTCGCGCTTCCCTGCGCAATCGCGGGCTGGTGCTGGTTGCCGCCCTCCTGTTGACCATTGCCGGTCTTTTGAATCTGCGCACCATGCCGGTCGATGCCTTACCTGACCTGTCCGATGTGCAGGTTATCATCCGTACCCCGTTTGCCGGCCAGGCGCCACAGGTTGTCGAGGATCAGGTTACCTATCCGCTGACCACGGCCATGCTTTCGGTGCCCGGCGCGGAGACAGTGCGAGGTTATTCTTTTTTCGGCGACTCCTACGTCTACATCATTTTCGATGACGATACGGATCCCTACTGGGCCCGTAGCCGGGTGCTGGAATATCTGAGCCAGGTCAGTTCCCGCTTGCCCCCCGGCGTAACGCCGGCGCTTGGCCCGGACGCCACCGGCGTAGGCTGGGTCTATGAGTATGCCTTGGTGGACAGAACCAATCAGCGTGACCTGTCGCAACTACGCGCAATCCAGGACTGGTTCCTGAAGTACGAGCTGCAAACCGTGGCAGGGGTGTCGGAGGTTGCCTCCGTCGGTGGTATGGTCAAGCAGTATCAAGTGATTGTGGATCCGGATCGCCTGAGCGCCTATGGCCTGACCTTGTCCGCTGTGAACCAGGCGATTCGGGCCGGCAACCAGGAAGTGGGCGGGTCTGTCATCGAGATGGCGGAAACGGAGTTCATGGTCAGAGCGACAGGTTACATCGAAGGTCTGGATGACCTTCGGGCCGTTCCGTTAAAAGTGGCACAGGACGGTACACCGGTGTTGCTGGGTGATGTTGCCCAGGTGCAGACGGGTCCGCAGTTGCGGCGCGGGGTCGCGGATCTGAACGGGGAAGGCGAGGTTGCCGGTGGCATTATTGTCATGCGTTCTGGTGAGAATGCACAGGCCACCATCGCCGCCGTGAAACAAAGGCTCGCTGAACTACAGGGAAGCCTGCCGGACGGGGTGGAGGTTGTTCCCACCTATGATCGCTCAGAGCTGATTGGCAGGTCGGTCGATAACCTATACACCAAGCTGCTTGAAGAGTTTGCGGTGGTCGCTTTTATTTGCGCGCTGTTTTTATTCCATTTGCGCTCATCACTGGTTGCCATTGCCACACTGCCGCTTGGGATATTGGCAGCACTGCTGATCATGCGCGGCCAGGATCTTAACGCCAACATCATGTCGCTGGGCGGTATCGCCATTGCCATTGGCGCGATGGTCGATGGCGCTATTGTGATGATCGAGAACGTGCACAAACATCTGGAGCATGATCCCGAAAAGGCAAAAACCGACCGCTGGGGTGTTATTGCGAAAGCCTCTGCCGAAGTGGGTCCGGCCCTGTTTTTCTCGCTGCTGATCATCACCTTCAGCTTTCTGCCAGTTTTCACGCTGGAGGCACAGGAGGGGCGGCTGTTTGCACCGCTGGCGTTCACCAAGACTTACGCGATGGCTGCCGCCGCTATTCTGTCGATAACCGTTGTACCGGTGCTGATGGGCTATCTGATCCGAGGCAAAATCATGCCTGAGAACAGAAATCCGGTGAATCGACTTCTAAGCTGGATTTATCGGCCCGTAATCAGGCTGGTCATGCGTGCGCCATGGGTGATGGTCGCCGCCGGTATCCTGGTGATGACATCAGCAATCTGGCCACTGTCCCGACTCGGGTCAGAGTTCATGCCGCCACTGGATGAAGGGGATTGGATGTACATGCCCACCACCCGGCCGGGCTTGTCCATTGGTGAGGCAACACAATTGCTGCAGCAGACAGATCGCCTGATCAAGTCTGTACCCGAAGTGGCACAGGTGTTCGGCAAGATCGGGCGTGCCGATACGGCCACTGATCCGGCGCCCCTGAGCATGATAGAGACCATCATACGCTTCAAGCCTGAGTCGGAGTGGCGTGAGGGCATGACCATCGAGAGCATCCGTGAGGAGATCCAGCGCACGGTGGATCTACCGGGCGTCACCAATGCCTGGGTCATGCCGATCAAGACCCGCATCGATATGCTGGCCACCGGTATCAAGACGCCGGTAGGGATCAAGATCGGGGGCCCTGACCTGCCTGTGATACAGAGCGTTGGTGCAGATATTGAAGCACTACTGCCGCAGGTACAGGGGACGGCAAGCGTGTTTGCCGAGCGCGTTGCTGGGGGACGTTATGTCACCGTGGACATTGATCGGGCGGCAGCTGCCCGCCATGGTTTGAATATCAACGACGTGCAGGCGGTTATTTCTTCTGCGATTGGCGGCATGAACGTCTCCGAAACCATTGAAGGGCTTGAGCGCTTCCCGATCAACGTGCGTTATCCGCAGGAAGTTCGCGGCTCTATCGATACCATCAGGGACTTGCCCGTATTGACGTCAGAAGGCGAGCGCATTCGCTTGGGTGATGTGGCACAGATAGAAATAGAAGACGGACCACCGATGATCAAAAGCGAGAATTCGCGACCGACCGGTTGGGTCTACGTGGATATCGCTGAGCGCGATATTGGCTCCTACGTCCAGGCCGCACAGCAACACCTGGCGGAAAATCTGGAATTGCCAGCCGGCTATTCGCTGACCTGGTCCGGTCAGTATGAATACATGGAACGCGCCAAAGAAAGGCTGACGCTGGTGGTACCGTTGACTCTACTTATCATTGCCTTTCTATTGTATCTGGCGTTTCGACGGCTGGGTGAAGTGTTGATCATCATGGCTACGCTGCCAATGGCAATTGCCGGCAGCAGCTGGTTGCTGTGGTGGCTAGCCTTTGATCTGTCGGTTGCCGTCGCCGTCGGGTTCATCGCACTGGCGGGTGTTGCGGTTGAGATCGGCGTGATTATGCTTATTTACTTGAACCAGTACCGGGCCCGCTATCTTGAACAGGCACAAGAAAACGGCGGTGCGTCAGTAGATGGACTACGTGAGGCGATAGCCGCAGGCGCGCTGCAACGACTGCGACCCATTGTGATGACGGTCGCTGCCATCACGGCGGGCTTACTGCCAATCATGCAAGGGCACGGCACGGGTGGAGAAATCATGAAGCGAATCGCCGCACCGATGGTAGGCGGCATGATCAGCACCCTGGTGCTGACTTTACTGGTGCTGCCTGCGGTCTACTTTTTGTGGCAGAAATGGCTATTGCGCGCGCAGCTTCACAAGTGA
- a CDS encoding efflux RND transporter periplasmic adaptor subunit, with translation MSQRNMLVGGVVAAVLASLAIYIFLMPEQDGMTESQTTSASRQPLYWVAPMDPDYRRDEPGLSPMGMDLVPVYEGGDDGADVSISPTVQQNLGVRLGMATSGEFQQQVDAVGYTAWDQSTIQMLHPRAEGWLEQFNVASVGDRVEAGQILYELFAPRLVSAQREYLNAAGNSSLRRAAEERLLALGVTQEQVAELASNNEVSARLAYRAASDAVVSGIGAREGSYVTPTNNILTLASLNQIWIDVEVPATTMPWMELGLPVTAEFPAFPGETWQGQVALVYPELDPVTRSLRLRLALDNPGHRLKPNMFASVRVEGPPRPDIISVPREAVIRSGQGARVLTAAGNGRFNVQPVRTGVVSGDRIEILAGLSDGTEIVTSGQFLLDSEANGEQAMARLNAVVSDPEQSDSQDENTETAPETLTGIGTIQSINDNGVTLSHGPIPALNWPPMTMGFQIMPTVDLSSFAEGDDIEFDFMPMPDGGYSITELRRAGMPTQGDTQ, from the coding sequence ATGAGTCAACGAAACATGCTTGTTGGCGGGGTTGTTGCAGCAGTGCTGGCAAGCTTGGCCATCTATATTTTTTTGATGCCTGAACAAGACGGCATGACTGAATCACAGACAACTTCGGCATCAAGACAACCTCTGTATTGGGTAGCCCCGATGGATCCTGATTATAGACGGGATGAGCCCGGTCTCTCTCCCATGGGTATGGACCTGGTGCCGGTCTATGAGGGAGGTGACGATGGCGCCGATGTCTCCATCTCCCCTACTGTGCAGCAGAATCTGGGCGTGCGTCTGGGGATGGCAACATCGGGTGAATTCCAACAGCAAGTTGACGCAGTTGGTTATACCGCGTGGGACCAATCAACTATCCAGATGCTGCATCCCCGGGCCGAAGGATGGCTGGAGCAGTTCAATGTTGCTAGCGTCGGTGATCGTGTCGAAGCGGGCCAAATCCTGTATGAGCTTTTTGCACCACGACTGGTCAGCGCTCAGCGCGAATACCTGAATGCAGCCGGAAATTCGTCTCTGCGCAGAGCGGCCGAGGAGCGGCTGCTTGCACTTGGGGTGACACAGGAGCAAGTGGCAGAGCTCGCCAGCAATAATGAAGTCAGTGCCCGGCTTGCTTATCGCGCTGCATCAGACGCAGTGGTGTCAGGCATTGGTGCGCGTGAAGGCAGTTACGTGACGCCCACCAATAACATCTTGACGTTGGCCTCACTCAACCAGATATGGATAGATGTTGAGGTACCGGCAACCACGATGCCCTGGATGGAATTGGGGCTGCCGGTCACTGCCGAATTTCCGGCCTTCCCTGGCGAAACGTGGCAGGGCCAGGTGGCACTTGTCTATCCCGAACTTGACCCCGTCACCCGAAGTCTGCGTTTGCGATTGGCACTTGACAATCCCGGGCACAGGCTGAAACCCAACATGTTTGCCAGCGTCCGGGTCGAAGGGCCGCCACGTCCGGATATTATCAGTGTGCCAAGGGAAGCCGTCATTCGGTCCGGCCAGGGTGCCCGTGTATTGACTGCGGCGGGCAATGGTCGCTTTAATGTGCAGCCGGTTCGCACCGGTGTTGTCAGCGGCGATCGGATTGAAATTCTGGCCGGACTGAGCGATGGCACGGAGATCGTCACTTCGGGTCAGTTTTTGCTGGACTCTGAAGCGAACGGCGAACAGGCCATGGCGCGACTTAATGCGGTTGTATCTGACCCTGAACAGTCCGATAGTCAGGATGAAAACACTGAAACAGCACCGGAGACCTTGACCGGGATCGGCACTATTCAGAGCATCAACGACAATGGAGTGACGCTAAGCCACGGTCCCATACCCGCCCTCAATTGGCCGCCAATGACCATGGGGTTCCAAATCATGCCAACCGTTGACCTGTCGAGCTTCGCAGAAGGCGATGACATCGAATTCGATTTCATGCCGATGCCTGATGGCGGCTACAGTATCACTGAGCTGCGCCGCGCTGGGATGCCAACACAGGGGGACACGCAATGA